One segment of Candidatus Nitrospira nitrosa DNA contains the following:
- a CDS encoding urate hydroxylase PuuD: protein MKFLEDPMQTMGVGFAMTVVLIMIYMGLTGIGAGEADWGQIILRWVHFLAGITWIGLLYFFNLINASFLKSLDGPTKNIVIPKLMPAALNWFRHGATVTVLAGVLLYGHMYHKGGTGAVALAIGGLLGIIMMGNVHGIIWPNQKKIIAAVTAAAQGTPAPPEMAQWGRTALLASRVNFMLSIPMLFFMGAGSHFR, encoded by the coding sequence ATGAAATTTCTTGAAGATCCGATGCAGACGATGGGCGTGGGCTTTGCCATGACCGTCGTGTTGATCATGATATATATGGGGTTAACGGGTATTGGCGCGGGTGAGGCAGACTGGGGCCAGATCATCCTTCGCTGGGTGCACTTCCTAGCCGGCATCACCTGGATCGGGCTCTTGTATTTCTTCAACCTGATCAATGCCTCGTTCTTGAAAAGCCTGGATGGGCCGACAAAGAACATCGTGATACCGAAGCTGATGCCGGCTGCGCTCAATTGGTTCCGGCACGGAGCCACTGTGACGGTGCTGGCTGGCGTGCTCTTGTATGGCCACATGTATCACAAAGGTGGCACCGGAGCGGTGGCCTTAGCGATCGGTGGGTTGCTCGGCATCATCATGATGGGCAATGTCCACGGCATTATCTGGCCGAACCAGAAGAAGATTATTGCCGCTGTCACCGCAGCTGCGCAGGGCACTCCGGCGCCGCCCGAGATGGCGCAGTGGGGCCGCACAGCCTTGCTGGCTTCCCGCGTGAACTTCATGCTCTCGATTCCCATGCTGTTCTTCATGGGAGCCGGCAGCCACTTCCGATAG
- the mdh gene encoding malate dehydrogenase — protein sequence MTRPKITVVGAGNVGGTTAQRLAEKNLYDVVLLDIAQGVPQGKALDISQAGPVCGYSTQVVGTNGYAETAGSEIAVITSGMARKPGMSRDELLATNAKIVKSVVTELVSRSPNIILILVTNPLDAMVHVARAVSGLPKSKIIGMAGVLDSARMRTFIAQELNVPSTEVEAMVLGGHGDTMVPLPRYTTVKGKPVSELMSKDKLEAIVKRTRDGGAEIVGLLKTGSAFYAPSASAVAMVEAIHKDEKRVMPCAVLCEGEYGLKNVIVGVPTKIGRGGAEQIVEYELTSEERAALEVSANAVRELCITVDRLMA from the coding sequence ATGACACGACCGAAAATCACAGTGGTGGGGGCAGGAAACGTCGGTGGAACGACAGCGCAACGATTGGCCGAAAAGAATCTCTACGACGTCGTACTCCTCGATATCGCCCAAGGGGTTCCCCAAGGGAAAGCGCTCGATATTTCCCAGGCGGGGCCGGTCTGTGGGTACAGCACCCAAGTAGTTGGCACCAACGGGTACGCGGAGACAGCTGGGTCAGAGATCGCCGTAATCACATCCGGCATGGCGAGAAAGCCCGGTATGAGTCGCGACGAGTTGTTGGCCACGAACGCGAAGATCGTGAAATCCGTCGTCACGGAGCTGGTATCCCGGTCGCCAAACATTATCCTGATTCTCGTGACCAATCCCTTGGATGCCATGGTGCACGTGGCACGTGCTGTCAGTGGGCTCCCCAAATCGAAAATCATCGGGATGGCCGGCGTATTGGACTCGGCCAGAATGCGCACGTTTATCGCCCAAGAACTGAACGTGCCATCGACGGAGGTCGAGGCGATGGTTTTAGGGGGACATGGGGATACGATGGTCCCGCTGCCACGCTATACGACCGTGAAGGGAAAACCGGTATCCGAACTCATGTCGAAAGACAAGCTGGAGGCCATTGTCAAACGCACGCGTGATGGGGGAGCCGAGATCGTGGGCCTGTTGAAAACGGGCAGTGCGTTTTATGCACCGTCTGCTTCAGCTGTCGCGATGGTTGAAGCCATTCACAAGGATGAAAAGCGGGTGATGCCCTGCGCGGTGCTCTGCGAGGGTGAGTATGGCCTCAAGAACGTCATCGTGGGGGTACCGACGAAGATTGGACGGGGCGGAGCCGAACAGATTGTGGAATACGAACTGACTAGTGAGGAACGAGCTGCGTTGGAGGTCTCAGCCAATGCTGTTCGAGAGCTCTGTATCACTGTCGATCGATTGATGGCCTAA